A genomic segment from Drosophila miranda strain MSH22 chromosome 3, D.miranda_PacBio2.1, whole genome shotgun sequence encodes:
- the LOC108159004 gene encoding protein argonaute-2 isoform X3 yields the protein MYPVGQQSQWTPSPTRAQSPSQAQTSFETLTSPPAPGSSVNPTAVTSPSAQNVAAGGATVGATASSAASQVASTLGTTTGTVTAAIATATPTTNPDMPVFTCPRRPNLGREGRPIVLRANHFQVTMPRGYVHHYDINIQPDKCPRKVNREIIETMVQAYSKIFGVLKPVFDGRNNLYTRDPLPIGNERLELEVTLPGEGKDRIFRVTIKWQAQVSLFNLEEALEGRTRQIPYDAILALDVVMRHLPSMTYTPVGRSFFSSPDGYYHPLGGGREVWFGFHQSVRPSQWKMMLNIDVSATAFYKAQPVIDFMCEVLDIRDIMEQRKPLTDSQRVKFTKEIKGLKIEITHCGQMRRKYRVCNVTRRPAQMQSFPLQLENGQTVECTVAKYFLDKYRMKLRYPHLPCLQVGQEHKHTYLPLEVCNIVAGQRCIKKLTDMQTSTMIKATARSAPDREREINNLVKRADFNNDSYVQEFGLAISNSMMEVRGRVLPPPKLQYGGRVSTGITGQQLFPPQNKVSLASPNQGVWDMRGKQFFTGVEIRIWAIACFAPQRTVREDALRNFTQQLQKISNDAGMPIIGQPCFCKYATGPDQVEPMFRYLKITFPGLQLVVVVLPGKTPVYAEVKRVGDTVLGMATQCVQAKNVNKTSPQTLSNLCLKINVKLGGINSILVPSIRPKVFNEPVIFLGADVTHPPAGDNKKPSIAAVVGSMDAHPSRYAATVRVQQHRQEIIQELSSMVRELLIMFYKSTGGYKPHRIILYRDGVSEGQFPHVLQHELTAIREACIKLEPEYRPGITFIVVQKRHHTRLFCAEKKEQSGKSGNIPAGTTVDVGITHPTEFDFYLCSHQGIQGTSRPSHYHVLWDDNHFDSDELQCLTYQLCHTYVRCTRSVSIPAPAYYAHLVAFRARYHLVEKEHDSGEGSHQSGCSEDRTPGAMARAITVHADTKKVMYFA from the exons AGTCACAGTGGACCCCCTCGCCCACGCGGGCTCAGAGTCCCTCTCAGGCGCAGACTAGCTTCGAAACGCTCACAT CACCACCAGCGCCGGGTTCTTCGGTCAATCCCACCGCTGTAACCAGCCCAAGTGCCCAGAATGTGGCAGCTGGGGGCGCCACTGTGGGTGCGACGGCCTCATCAGCAGCCTCCCAGGTGGCGTCCACCCTGGGAACCACAACCGGGACTGTGACTGCTGCGATTGCCACCGCTACTCCGACCACCAATCCGGATATGCCCGTCTTCACATGTCCGCGTCGCCCCAATCTGGGACGCGAGGGCAGGCCGATCGTACTTCGAGCCAATCACTTTCAGGTGACGATGCCTCGCGGCTATGTGCATCATTACGATATCAACATACAGCCGGACAAGTGTCCGCGCAAGGTGAATCGCGAGATTATCGAGACCATGGTGCAGGCCTACAGCAAGATCTTTGGCGTTCTGAAACCGGTATTCGACGGACGCAACAATCTGTACACCCGCGATCCTCTGCCGATCGGTAACGAGCGCCTCGAGCTGGAGGTGACACTGCCCGGCGAGGGCAAGGACCGCATCTTTCGCGTGACGATCAAGTGGCAGGCCCAGGTCTCGTTATTCAACCTGGAGGAGGCTCTGGAGGGTCGCACGCGTCAAATACCCTACGACGCCATCCTTGCCCTGGACGTGGTCATGCGTCATCTGCCGAGCATGACCTATACGCCAGTCGGACGGAGCTTTttcagctcgccggatggcTACTATCATCCTCTGGGTGGTGGACGTGAGGTCTGGTTCGGTTTCCATCAAAGCGTGAGGCCCTCGCAATGGAAAATGATGCTGAACATTGATG TCTCGGCCACTGCTTTCTACAAGGCTCAACCCGTGATTGACTTTATGTGCGAGGTGCTGGATATACGCGACATCATGGAGCAGCGCAAGCCGCTCACAGACTCGCAGCGGGTCAAGTTCACCAAGGAGATCAAGGGACTCAAGATTGAGATCACGCACTGTGGCCAGATGCGGCGCAAGTATCGTGTCTGCAATGTAACCCGCCGACCGGCTCAAATGCAATC ATTCCCACTGCAGTTGGAGAATGGTCAAACTGTGGAGTGCACTGTGGCCAAGTATTTCCTGGACAAGTATCGAATGAAGTTGCGCTACCCCCATCTGCCGTGCCTGCAGGTGGGACAGGAGCACAAGCACACCTATCTGCCGCTCGAGGTGTGCAACATTGTGGCTGGCCAGCGATGCATCAAAAAGCTCACCGATATGCAGACATCGACGATGATCAAGGCCACTGCACGCTCGGCACCGGATCGCGAGCGTGAGATCAACAATCTGGTGAAGCGTGCGGACTTTAACAACGACTCGTATGTCCAGGAGTTCGGTCTGGCCATCTCCAATTCGATGATGGAGGTGAGGGGACGAGTGCTACCGCCGCCCAAGCTTCAGTATGGGGGACGTGTGTCCACTGGCATCACCGGGCAGCAGTTGTTTCCGCCCCAGAATAAGGTGAGCCTTGCCTCGCCCAACCAAGGTGTCTGGGACATGCGCGGCAAGCAGTTCTTCACGGGCGTGGAGATCAGGATCTGGGCCATTGCCTGCTTTGCCCCGCAGCGAACAGTGCGCGAGGATGCCTTGAGGAACTTCACCCAGCAGCTGCAGAAGATCTCAAACGACGCCGGTATGCCGATAATAGGCCAGCCCTGCTTCTGCAAATATGCTACGGGGCCGGATCAAGTGGAGCCGATGTTCCGATACCTGAAAATCACCTTCCCGGGGCTGCAGCTCGTCGTTGTTGTGCTGCCCGGCAAGACCCCGGTCTATGCGGAGGTCAAGCGCGTGGGCGACACCGTCTTGGGCATGGCCACCCAGTGTGTGCAGGCGAAGAACGTGAACAAGACATCGCCCCAGACGCTGTCCAATCTGTGTCTGAAGATAAACGTCAAGCTGGGCGGCATCAATTCGATTCTGGTGCCCTCCATCCGGCCCAAGGTCTTTAACGAGCCCGTTATCTTCCTGGGAGCTGACGTCACACACCCACCAGCCGGCGATAACAAGAAGCCATCGATTGCCGCTGTTGTTGGTTCAATGGACGCCCATCCGTCACGATATGCGGCCACTGTGCGAGTACAGCAACACCGCCAGGAGATCATCCAGGAGCTGAGCAGCATGGTGCGCGAGCTACTGATTATGTTCTACAAGTCGACGGGTGGCTACAAGCCCCACCGAATCATCCTGTACCGGGACGGCGTCTCCGAGGGACAGTTCCCGCATGTGCTGCAGCACGAGTTGACCGCCATAAGGGAGGCGTGCATCAAGCTAGAGCCCGAATACAGGCCAGGCATCACATTCATCGTTGTCCAGAAGCGCCATCATACGCGACTCTTCTGCGCCGAGAAGAAGGAGCAGAGCGGCAAGTCTGGCAATATACCGGCCGGCACCACCGTCGATGTGGGCATCACGCATCCAACCGAATTTGATTTCTATCTGTGCAGTCATCAGGGCATTCAAGGCACCAGCCGTCCCTCGCACTATCACGTGCTCTGGGATGACAATCACTTTGACTCCGACGAGCTTCAGTGCCTCACGTATCAGCTGTGCCACACCTATGTGAGGTGCACGCGCTCCGTCAGTATACCAGCTCCAGCCTACTATGCCCACTTGGTGGCTTTTCGTGCAAG GTATCATCTGGTGGAGAAGGAGCACGACTCCGGCGAGGGCTCACACCAGAGCGGATGCTCAGAGGATCGGACACCGGGAGCCATGGCCAGAGCCATCACGGTCCATGCAGACACGAAGAAGGTCATGTACTTTGCCTAA
- the LOC108159004 gene encoding protein argonaute-2 isoform X4 — protein MYPVGQPPPAPGSSVNPTAVTSPSAQNVAAGGATVGATASSAASQVASTLGTTTGTVTAAIATATPTTNPDMPVFTCPRRPNLGREGRPIVLRANHFQVTMPRGYVHHYDINIQPDKCPRKVNREIIETMVQAYSKIFGVLKPVFDGRNNLYTRDPLPIGNERLELEVTLPGEGKDRIFRVTIKWQAQVSLFNLEEALEGRTRQIPYDAILALDVVMRHLPSMTYTPVGRSFFSSPDGYYHPLGGGREVWFGFHQSVRPSQWKMMLNIDVSATAFYKAQPVIDFMCEVLDIRDIMEQRKPLTDSQRVKFTKEIKGLKIEITHCGQMRRKYRVCNVTRRPAQMQSFPLQLENGQTVECTVAKYFLDKYRMKLRYPHLPCLQVGQEHKHTYLPLEVCNIVAGQRCIKKLTDMQTSTMIKATARSAPDREREINNLVKRADFNNDSYVQEFGLAISNSMMEVRGRVLPPPKLQYGGRVSTGITGQQLFPPQNKVSLASPNQGVWDMRGKQFFTGVEIRIWAIACFAPQRTVREDALRNFTQQLQKISNDAGMPIIGQPCFCKYATGPDQVEPMFRYLKITFPGLQLVVVVLPGKTPVYAEVKRVGDTVLGMATQCVQAKNVNKTSPQTLSNLCLKINVKLGGINSILVPSIRPKVFNEPVIFLGADVTHPPAGDNKKPSIAAVVGSMDAHPSRYAATVRVQQHRQEIIQELSSMVRELLIMFYKSTGGYKPHRIILYRDGVSEGQFPHVLQHELTAIREACIKLEPEYRPGITFIVVQKRHHTRLFCAEKKEQSGKSGNIPAGTTVDVGITHPTEFDFYLCSHQGIQGTSRPSHYHVLWDDNHFDSDELQCLTYQLCHTYVRCTRSVSIPAPAYYAHLVAFRARYHLVEKEHDSGEGSHQSGCSEDRTPGAMARAITVHADTKKVMYFA, from the exons CACCACCAGCGCCGGGTTCTTCGGTCAATCCCACCGCTGTAACCAGCCCAAGTGCCCAGAATGTGGCAGCTGGGGGCGCCACTGTGGGTGCGACGGCCTCATCAGCAGCCTCCCAGGTGGCGTCCACCCTGGGAACCACAACCGGGACTGTGACTGCTGCGATTGCCACCGCTACTCCGACCACCAATCCGGATATGCCCGTCTTCACATGTCCGCGTCGCCCCAATCTGGGACGCGAGGGCAGGCCGATCGTACTTCGAGCCAATCACTTTCAGGTGACGATGCCTCGCGGCTATGTGCATCATTACGATATCAACATACAGCCGGACAAGTGTCCGCGCAAGGTGAATCGCGAGATTATCGAGACCATGGTGCAGGCCTACAGCAAGATCTTTGGCGTTCTGAAACCGGTATTCGACGGACGCAACAATCTGTACACCCGCGATCCTCTGCCGATCGGTAACGAGCGCCTCGAGCTGGAGGTGACACTGCCCGGCGAGGGCAAGGACCGCATCTTTCGCGTGACGATCAAGTGGCAGGCCCAGGTCTCGTTATTCAACCTGGAGGAGGCTCTGGAGGGTCGCACGCGTCAAATACCCTACGACGCCATCCTTGCCCTGGACGTGGTCATGCGTCATCTGCCGAGCATGACCTATACGCCAGTCGGACGGAGCTTTttcagctcgccggatggcTACTATCATCCTCTGGGTGGTGGACGTGAGGTCTGGTTCGGTTTCCATCAAAGCGTGAGGCCCTCGCAATGGAAAATGATGCTGAACATTGATG TCTCGGCCACTGCTTTCTACAAGGCTCAACCCGTGATTGACTTTATGTGCGAGGTGCTGGATATACGCGACATCATGGAGCAGCGCAAGCCGCTCACAGACTCGCAGCGGGTCAAGTTCACCAAGGAGATCAAGGGACTCAAGATTGAGATCACGCACTGTGGCCAGATGCGGCGCAAGTATCGTGTCTGCAATGTAACCCGCCGACCGGCTCAAATGCAATC ATTCCCACTGCAGTTGGAGAATGGTCAAACTGTGGAGTGCACTGTGGCCAAGTATTTCCTGGACAAGTATCGAATGAAGTTGCGCTACCCCCATCTGCCGTGCCTGCAGGTGGGACAGGAGCACAAGCACACCTATCTGCCGCTCGAGGTGTGCAACATTGTGGCTGGCCAGCGATGCATCAAAAAGCTCACCGATATGCAGACATCGACGATGATCAAGGCCACTGCACGCTCGGCACCGGATCGCGAGCGTGAGATCAACAATCTGGTGAAGCGTGCGGACTTTAACAACGACTCGTATGTCCAGGAGTTCGGTCTGGCCATCTCCAATTCGATGATGGAGGTGAGGGGACGAGTGCTACCGCCGCCCAAGCTTCAGTATGGGGGACGTGTGTCCACTGGCATCACCGGGCAGCAGTTGTTTCCGCCCCAGAATAAGGTGAGCCTTGCCTCGCCCAACCAAGGTGTCTGGGACATGCGCGGCAAGCAGTTCTTCACGGGCGTGGAGATCAGGATCTGGGCCATTGCCTGCTTTGCCCCGCAGCGAACAGTGCGCGAGGATGCCTTGAGGAACTTCACCCAGCAGCTGCAGAAGATCTCAAACGACGCCGGTATGCCGATAATAGGCCAGCCCTGCTTCTGCAAATATGCTACGGGGCCGGATCAAGTGGAGCCGATGTTCCGATACCTGAAAATCACCTTCCCGGGGCTGCAGCTCGTCGTTGTTGTGCTGCCCGGCAAGACCCCGGTCTATGCGGAGGTCAAGCGCGTGGGCGACACCGTCTTGGGCATGGCCACCCAGTGTGTGCAGGCGAAGAACGTGAACAAGACATCGCCCCAGACGCTGTCCAATCTGTGTCTGAAGATAAACGTCAAGCTGGGCGGCATCAATTCGATTCTGGTGCCCTCCATCCGGCCCAAGGTCTTTAACGAGCCCGTTATCTTCCTGGGAGCTGACGTCACACACCCACCAGCCGGCGATAACAAGAAGCCATCGATTGCCGCTGTTGTTGGTTCAATGGACGCCCATCCGTCACGATATGCGGCCACTGTGCGAGTACAGCAACACCGCCAGGAGATCATCCAGGAGCTGAGCAGCATGGTGCGCGAGCTACTGATTATGTTCTACAAGTCGACGGGTGGCTACAAGCCCCACCGAATCATCCTGTACCGGGACGGCGTCTCCGAGGGACAGTTCCCGCATGTGCTGCAGCACGAGTTGACCGCCATAAGGGAGGCGTGCATCAAGCTAGAGCCCGAATACAGGCCAGGCATCACATTCATCGTTGTCCAGAAGCGCCATCATACGCGACTCTTCTGCGCCGAGAAGAAGGAGCAGAGCGGCAAGTCTGGCAATATACCGGCCGGCACCACCGTCGATGTGGGCATCACGCATCCAACCGAATTTGATTTCTATCTGTGCAGTCATCAGGGCATTCAAGGCACCAGCCGTCCCTCGCACTATCACGTGCTCTGGGATGACAATCACTTTGACTCCGACGAGCTTCAGTGCCTCACGTATCAGCTGTGCCACACCTATGTGAGGTGCACGCGCTCCGTCAGTATACCAGCTCCAGCCTACTATGCCCACTTGGTGGCTTTTCGTGCAAG GTATCATCTGGTGGAGAAGGAGCACGACTCCGGCGAGGGCTCACACCAGAGCGGATGCTCAGAGGATCGGACACCGGGAGCCATGGCCAGAGCCATCACGGTCCATGCAGACACGAAGAAGGTCATGTACTTTGCCTAA
- the LOC108159004 gene encoding protein argonaute-2 isoform X1 yields the protein MSTERELAPGGPAQLLTHTLPLTFPDLQINTTVGIIGKVYESQWTPSPTRAQSPSQAQTSFETLTSPPAPGSSVNPTAVTSPSAQNVAAGGATVGATASSAASQVASTLGTTTGTVTAAIATATPTTNPDMPVFTCPRRPNLGREGRPIVLRANHFQVTMPRGYVHHYDINIQPDKCPRKVNREIIETMVQAYSKIFGVLKPVFDGRNNLYTRDPLPIGNERLELEVTLPGEGKDRIFRVTIKWQAQVSLFNLEEALEGRTRQIPYDAILALDVVMRHLPSMTYTPVGRSFFSSPDGYYHPLGGGREVWFGFHQSVRPSQWKMMLNIDVSATAFYKAQPVIDFMCEVLDIRDIMEQRKPLTDSQRVKFTKEIKGLKIEITHCGQMRRKYRVCNVTRRPAQMQSFPLQLENGQTVECTVAKYFLDKYRMKLRYPHLPCLQVGQEHKHTYLPLEVCNIVAGQRCIKKLTDMQTSTMIKATARSAPDREREINNLVKRADFNNDSYVQEFGLAISNSMMEVRGRVLPPPKLQYGGRVSTGITGQQLFPPQNKVSLASPNQGVWDMRGKQFFTGVEIRIWAIACFAPQRTVREDALRNFTQQLQKISNDAGMPIIGQPCFCKYATGPDQVEPMFRYLKITFPGLQLVVVVLPGKTPVYAEVKRVGDTVLGMATQCVQAKNVNKTSPQTLSNLCLKINVKLGGINSILVPSIRPKVFNEPVIFLGADVTHPPAGDNKKPSIAAVVGSMDAHPSRYAATVRVQQHRQEIIQELSSMVRELLIMFYKSTGGYKPHRIILYRDGVSEGQFPHVLQHELTAIREACIKLEPEYRPGITFIVVQKRHHTRLFCAEKKEQSGKSGNIPAGTTVDVGITHPTEFDFYLCSHQGIQGTSRPSHYHVLWDDNHFDSDELQCLTYQLCHTYVRCTRSVSIPAPAYYAHLVAFRARYHLVEKEHDSGEGSHQSGCSEDRTPGAMARAITVHADTKKVMYFA from the exons AGTCACAGTGGACCCCCTCGCCCACGCGGGCTCAGAGTCCCTCTCAGGCGCAGACTAGCTTCGAAACGCTCACAT CACCACCAGCGCCGGGTTCTTCGGTCAATCCCACCGCTGTAACCAGCCCAAGTGCCCAGAATGTGGCAGCTGGGGGCGCCACTGTGGGTGCGACGGCCTCATCAGCAGCCTCCCAGGTGGCGTCCACCCTGGGAACCACAACCGGGACTGTGACTGCTGCGATTGCCACCGCTACTCCGACCACCAATCCGGATATGCCCGTCTTCACATGTCCGCGTCGCCCCAATCTGGGACGCGAGGGCAGGCCGATCGTACTTCGAGCCAATCACTTTCAGGTGACGATGCCTCGCGGCTATGTGCATCATTACGATATCAACATACAGCCGGACAAGTGTCCGCGCAAGGTGAATCGCGAGATTATCGAGACCATGGTGCAGGCCTACAGCAAGATCTTTGGCGTTCTGAAACCGGTATTCGACGGACGCAACAATCTGTACACCCGCGATCCTCTGCCGATCGGTAACGAGCGCCTCGAGCTGGAGGTGACACTGCCCGGCGAGGGCAAGGACCGCATCTTTCGCGTGACGATCAAGTGGCAGGCCCAGGTCTCGTTATTCAACCTGGAGGAGGCTCTGGAGGGTCGCACGCGTCAAATACCCTACGACGCCATCCTTGCCCTGGACGTGGTCATGCGTCATCTGCCGAGCATGACCTATACGCCAGTCGGACGGAGCTTTttcagctcgccggatggcTACTATCATCCTCTGGGTGGTGGACGTGAGGTCTGGTTCGGTTTCCATCAAAGCGTGAGGCCCTCGCAATGGAAAATGATGCTGAACATTGATG TCTCGGCCACTGCTTTCTACAAGGCTCAACCCGTGATTGACTTTATGTGCGAGGTGCTGGATATACGCGACATCATGGAGCAGCGCAAGCCGCTCACAGACTCGCAGCGGGTCAAGTTCACCAAGGAGATCAAGGGACTCAAGATTGAGATCACGCACTGTGGCCAGATGCGGCGCAAGTATCGTGTCTGCAATGTAACCCGCCGACCGGCTCAAATGCAATC ATTCCCACTGCAGTTGGAGAATGGTCAAACTGTGGAGTGCACTGTGGCCAAGTATTTCCTGGACAAGTATCGAATGAAGTTGCGCTACCCCCATCTGCCGTGCCTGCAGGTGGGACAGGAGCACAAGCACACCTATCTGCCGCTCGAGGTGTGCAACATTGTGGCTGGCCAGCGATGCATCAAAAAGCTCACCGATATGCAGACATCGACGATGATCAAGGCCACTGCACGCTCGGCACCGGATCGCGAGCGTGAGATCAACAATCTGGTGAAGCGTGCGGACTTTAACAACGACTCGTATGTCCAGGAGTTCGGTCTGGCCATCTCCAATTCGATGATGGAGGTGAGGGGACGAGTGCTACCGCCGCCCAAGCTTCAGTATGGGGGACGTGTGTCCACTGGCATCACCGGGCAGCAGTTGTTTCCGCCCCAGAATAAGGTGAGCCTTGCCTCGCCCAACCAAGGTGTCTGGGACATGCGCGGCAAGCAGTTCTTCACGGGCGTGGAGATCAGGATCTGGGCCATTGCCTGCTTTGCCCCGCAGCGAACAGTGCGCGAGGATGCCTTGAGGAACTTCACCCAGCAGCTGCAGAAGATCTCAAACGACGCCGGTATGCCGATAATAGGCCAGCCCTGCTTCTGCAAATATGCTACGGGGCCGGATCAAGTGGAGCCGATGTTCCGATACCTGAAAATCACCTTCCCGGGGCTGCAGCTCGTCGTTGTTGTGCTGCCCGGCAAGACCCCGGTCTATGCGGAGGTCAAGCGCGTGGGCGACACCGTCTTGGGCATGGCCACCCAGTGTGTGCAGGCGAAGAACGTGAACAAGACATCGCCCCAGACGCTGTCCAATCTGTGTCTGAAGATAAACGTCAAGCTGGGCGGCATCAATTCGATTCTGGTGCCCTCCATCCGGCCCAAGGTCTTTAACGAGCCCGTTATCTTCCTGGGAGCTGACGTCACACACCCACCAGCCGGCGATAACAAGAAGCCATCGATTGCCGCTGTTGTTGGTTCAATGGACGCCCATCCGTCACGATATGCGGCCACTGTGCGAGTACAGCAACACCGCCAGGAGATCATCCAGGAGCTGAGCAGCATGGTGCGCGAGCTACTGATTATGTTCTACAAGTCGACGGGTGGCTACAAGCCCCACCGAATCATCCTGTACCGGGACGGCGTCTCCGAGGGACAGTTCCCGCATGTGCTGCAGCACGAGTTGACCGCCATAAGGGAGGCGTGCATCAAGCTAGAGCCCGAATACAGGCCAGGCATCACATTCATCGTTGTCCAGAAGCGCCATCATACGCGACTCTTCTGCGCCGAGAAGAAGGAGCAGAGCGGCAAGTCTGGCAATATACCGGCCGGCACCACCGTCGATGTGGGCATCACGCATCCAACCGAATTTGATTTCTATCTGTGCAGTCATCAGGGCATTCAAGGCACCAGCCGTCCCTCGCACTATCACGTGCTCTGGGATGACAATCACTTTGACTCCGACGAGCTTCAGTGCCTCACGTATCAGCTGTGCCACACCTATGTGAGGTGCACGCGCTCCGTCAGTATACCAGCTCCAGCCTACTATGCCCACTTGGTGGCTTTTCGTGCAAG GTATCATCTGGTGGAGAAGGAGCACGACTCCGGCGAGGGCTCACACCAGAGCGGATGCTCAGAGGATCGGACACCGGGAGCCATGGCCAGAGCCATCACGGTCCATGCAGACACGAAGAAGGTCATGTACTTTGCCTAA